The segment AATTTACCCCTAAACCTAATTATAAAATGTGTTCAGTTTCTTGTTTTTCCTCACTTCCGTCTTCTTCTCTTATCATCTTCCTCTCTCTTTTGCTTCATCTCTTCTTACTTTTCgtttttcatcttctttcttcGTAGATCTGAAATCCAGGATATAAAACGTATTCACGATGACTCCGCCTGATGTAACACCGACATAGCTTAGATCCACGGCGGTTCAGCCGGAGAAAACGGTGAAGAAGATGACGAAATTACAGAAAAATGAGTTGAAGAACATTTGGgttttaatttatgatttttcttGTTCTGAGTTTTTGATTTACGATTCTTATTGTTCTAGATTTAAGAATTCAAGGTTGTTTAGGCGAATCCTGGATTTTCTATGGTTTTAGGGTTCTTCTTGTTCTTATTCTccctttcaaaatatttttttgtgtttttatttatttagtcttcagatctggatttagtATAACTCGGTACTCCTAACTTAGTCGAACTCGGTACAACTAATCTAATATTACTTAGTACTACGCAGTATAACCATTATAACTCAGTCGAATTCGGTATAACAAATTCAGTTTTATGCTGTATAACCAATACAATTACGTAGAACTCAGTAAAACTACATAAGCACAACTACGTAGAACTCAGTACAACTACATGAGTGTTACTAATAGAACTCGGTATAACTACATGAGTATTACTAATAGAACTCAGTATAATTAGTTGAAGCAATATAACTAATTGGACTAGTTGTTCATcgataattaaaatttgaattttgttttaaaaaaaaataaaatttttgataatttgaaATTCTGGAAAGAGGaaaactttgaaaattttaaaatttgaaaatttcaatttgtttaaaaaagtaataattaattttgtgaATGAATAAGGGTAAAATCGGGTTTTCATATTTTCATTAAATGTTGAAGGGTATTGAGATTAGTGAAGGATATAGCGGATTTGTTTTTATCAGATAAGGGCAAATGAGATGATAGATCTGGTTATTGTCGCCAAAAGGGTCGTCGTCATTGTTCATGCGAAGTTAATTTAAATTGATATCCATGGTTCACATGACATCACCATTcacaatattatttatatttaaattaataaagtatTGCCTAATATTTTCTAGTATTACGTAACATTATTTAGTATTActaattgtaaaaaataaaataaaaacaatacatgtcgaaacccaaaaaataaataattttttttgtttaaattgttGAAGTATTGTGTAGTGTTACTTAACATTGTTTAgtattacaaattttataaaaacctaGAAAATCAGAAATGTCAAAACCATAAATTCAATATTGTTTTTCATACACTGAATGAAGTATTACCTATTATTTGAAATATTACTTACTATTACCTAGTTCTACTAATTGTAAGAACCTGAAAAATCAGAAGTGTCAAATTCAtaaattccatttttttttataaattgtctaGTATTACTTATTATCATACGATGTGTTCATATTGTAAGTTCACACTATAAGTTTACACTATACGTTCACTGAAGAATTGACATGTGGCAGAGTAAAAGACCCTTAATTTTCATATAGTTATTCATATGTTTTAAGTATTATTTAGCTGcaaatagttgtattttttggTGTTTTAGCTTATATAGTTTTAccttacattaaaaaaatattttgttttactgATGATTTAGGCGATTAAAGtagatttcttatttttccATGCAttgatatttactaaataatattttatatatatttttcatcataattcattaatattaattaacaaagtGAACATAAAAAAAAGCATAATGTATTGTTGTGTAACCATTATAATAATGACCTTAAAGCTATAAACTATTTTATGTaactaaaaatgattttatttataaaatttgtttataacatatattttgtgaCTTTTTCCTATAATTATTTAGTATGAATCAATTAATGATATCAATTATAGTAGTTATACTTTTGTCTATTTTTACCGGTCGTACACTGATGTAACTCAAATTGAATGATTTCGGGTTGAATCCATTATGATTTATAATGCTTTATTACTTATAATTATCTAAAATTGATatctttattttaataataataattattattatcattattattattaaataatgaaCGGGTCGTGGTTCTTGGTTGGATTGGGTCCGTCCAACCAAAACTTATTTTTATGTTCTTATCTTTAGTTATTTATATCTAATAAACTAAGCGTTTATTTGAAATTTCTTATTGTCATCAAAAGTTGAGTTGGAGAATGGAGCATTTCAGCCGTTATCCCATTTAGGCTCTGAGTGGATGGATAGCTATTTTAGAGTAACAATTTACTCTAAAATTTAAGTTACtctaaattcaataaaaaatttgcCAGTTAAATTATATATCCGTTCTGATATTTATTCTCATTACTGTTAAAAGAATGAAAATAGAGTAATATTTACTCTAGGTTATATTAGAGTTATAAGATTTACTCTaccttttctcttttcttttttttttttcattttcacctttttttatgttttcacaatttttatacttattttttCTCCGTTTACTCTAAAACGACCAATCActctcttattattattaaatatttccaaaacaatatataaattcTTTGTTCAATACCTTGTGTGATGggaaataatcaaaatatttttttcacttCAAGACTTATTGGAGACAAATAAAAAGGTTAATTTGCTAAATGACTAAAATCTTaataatatttaagaaaatatcatatgtaataaaaattagattttataaCATTTGTTCCTTTTTCCTTTGGTTTTATCCCTATCTATATTGATTTCGGATGAGTAAGTAATACGGCGGTGATAAAATCAAGGAAGCGGAAACGGTCAAAGTGGCAAACCGGAGTAAGCGGCGACCGTAGATATAGTGGCGGTTGGCAGGATGTATATATGGAGAAAATAATAATGTGTATGGAAGAAgaaatttaaacaatataaaatgaaatggaTCAGATTAAAAATATAGTACATATTActgaatttaaatatatttagaaaatagaAGAAATGGAGGAAGAGGAGAAATATAAGGATGAAGAGGAGTGAAGTGATcatatttttatcattaaatTCAGACCGCAAGTGCACATCACTGCATGAAAGTACGTAGGGATCAAATCCAAAAGGACCAAGGTTACTCAACAACTCTCGAGATTAGAATAAAGTTAAGACAGAATGTaaagataattaataaaaaaaatcaagtatcAGGAAATCTCAGGAAACACAAACTGAATGAATTGATTGTTCGATAGGGCATGTACTAAGAACGTTCTAAAATCTAAATCTCTTAATTAGACTAGCCTACTTCCGAACTACTAAAACCTATTTACTAGAGTTCTTATGAGTAACTTCCATTTAATTCCATATTCTAGGCATGCAATAAGAAAAAGTTTGATAGATTTACGGAACTCCGTAACATCAAATCCCATttgcaaaaaatatttaattcatGCATTTAAGCAAACAGTTTTGGTGCATTAAATATTCCTTAAATTAAATGAATGAGTAAGGGCATGTGCATAGCTGGAACCCCACTTGGGTttcagatttttaattttttaacttttttatctttaaaaaaaaaagaatgaatcaATCGTGGGCCGCCACGTATCAGTGGGGCCTGCGAAAATcacaaaaacccaaaaaaaatcgaTCCTTATCTCATAGTTTTTCTTACGGATTTTCTTCCTTTATGTGGAGTCCACGCCTGAAAATCCTTCTAAGGACTCTGCGATGTATATGGTCTATGAAcattaaggaaaaaaatattctttataaATGATATCAAATCTAAGAAATAAAGAGGAATTGACTATTATCTTAAAGTGTTTCATGTTTCCCATTAAAAAGATTTTGGATGATctttttttgacttttttttttggaagatcTTTAATcgtattataataatttagtatATCTTCCATAACTGATTTAAGAGTATTACTCCCCCATTATTCGTTCTTAATCGTCCCGAAACAATTAAgctcctctctctctttcttccagGTTTTGCTTCCCTCGTCTCTCTTATCTTTCGTTTAGTTGATAGACAAACACTTTTTCGTGTTTTAACTTCTTAGTCCCTATCCTTTTTAAGTTTGAAGGATACAAAACACTCCAGGGAAATGTCTGAGATTACTAAAGAAGATTCTGGTATGCGTTTgagtatttttcttttcatgCACTTCGTTCTTTAATTGTTTTAATCTCAAAATACTCCTCCGTTTTCTTGCTATGTCCTACTCTATTTTTTTCATGGACcgtttttattcaaaatttgttattttttaataatttttataccTATCCCACGCAGCAAACCCTTCTAAATTATATGGGACATATACATGGAAGATTGGAAAATTTTCAGAAATATGTAAGAAAGAGATCCGTAGCAATGTTTTTGAAATTGGTGGCCTTCAGTGGTAAATGACATTTTGTTCTCGGGTGGATATATTAATACACTTCAAATGTTCTTTATCTATATcctattttcttatttgttctATACCTATCATAGGTATATTTTATTCTATCCACAAGGGTGTGAAATATGCAACCATCTCTCTGTGTTTCTCTGTGCTGCAAGCCATCAGAAACTTCTTCCAGGTGAGTATTATTGTCTCGATCGGGAAACctatttaaactaatttatcaTTGAGGTTAACAGCTTTTGGAGACAGGTTGGAATCATTTTGCTATGTTTACGGTATCGTTGATGAATAACCATCCAAATAAATCGAAGCATTCAGGTTATTGTTCGACGCTTTTACTTTATCCCATTATACCTAGACTAAACTGAACAGGTTTCTTGCAGATACGTTACACAAGTTTTATAAGAGAGAGCATGATTGGGGATGGAAAAATTTTATAGAGTTACCTAGATTATTGGATGGTTTCATAGACGACTCTGGCTCTCTTATAATTAAGGCTCAAGTACAGGTCATTAGGTACATCTGCGAAGATTTTGAGTGTATCTAGAGTGATTCCATTTTTTCATGGCACCATTAACACACAACCAACTTATCTTTAAAGTTGATCCTTGCAGAAAGAGTGTGAATGGACCTTTTCCCTGCCTTGATAGTCAGTACAGAAAGGAACTTCTTAGGGTTTATTTTAAAGTTGTAAAGCAGATTTTTTTGAGGTTTATGAAAGAAAAACGAAACAAGTTGATGGAGGACAAGACAAGATGGACAAGGTACATTTTTCAtgtttgttaattaattcttgataaattttctcaaaatgttTTAAGTAAATTAATTGCATCATATATACCAAAGAATGTATCCTGTTAATACCTTGGTACGCAGCTTATGCGCATTCTGGTTAGGGATGGACCAAAAACCAAGGCGAGCGATGTCTCGAGAGAAAATGGATGTGATTCAGAAACTAGTTGTGAAGCACTTTTTCATCAACAAAAACGTTACATCCCCTTTGGTGATGGATTTCTTGTTTAAGGGGTTAAATTCTCTTGTTTTGGATACCAACAAGGAAAAAATAATACTCACAATCTCAAAACAAATTGTGAGGCTCCTCAAGGATGATTCGGATGCTTCGGAAAAAACATTGAAGACTCTTGAAGACGAGCCTAAGAAAGAGATAGCATTTGCTGCCAAAGAATTGGCAGTTCCCATTGTTAGTGTGGACAATGATATGTTTGTTTTAGCTGATGATGCGATGTTACTCCTGGAGAAAGCTGTTCTTGAGCCATTTCCAGATGAAAGGGTTCCTCCAAACCGTATGGAGGTTAGCTTCACATTGTTTATATGGCTCCATAtcgattaaaaattatttttattgatggtCTTATATTATTCTTtaaggttgattatgacgaagAGAGTGATGATGAGAAGCTGTTAACTGAATATGCTAGACACACTCTGGAGGTATTTGTTCTTGATCATATCTTCTGCAACAAAATTGAAATTGCATATAAAGAAGCCAGTGAACTGAAAATGCATGAGGAGCTTATTCGTTAAGAAGATcggaagaagagaagagtaAATTCAACTAAAAGTTCGTGAAGAATAAGAAGTTTTTGCT is part of the Brassica rapa cultivar Chiifu-401-42 chromosome A09, CAAS_Brap_v3.01, whole genome shotgun sequence genome and harbors:
- the LOC103840147 gene encoding TNF receptor-associated factor homolog 1a, which encodes MSEITKEDSANPSKLYGTYTWKIGKFSEICKKEIRSNVFEIGGLQWYILFYPQGCEICNHLSVFLCAASHQKLLPGWNHFAMFTVSLMNNHPNKSKHSDTLHKFYKREHDWGWKNFIELPRLLDGFIDDSGSLIIKAQVQVIRKSVNGPFPCLDSQYRKELLRVYFKVVKQIFLRFMKEKRNKLMEDKTRWTSLCAFWLGMDQKPRRAMSREKMDVIQKLVVKHFFINKNVTSPLVMDFLFKGLNSLVLDTNKEKIILTISKQIVRLLKDDSDASEKTLKTLEDEPKKEIAFAAKELAVPIVSVDNDMFVLADDAMLLLEKAVLEPFPDERVPPNRMEVDYDEESDDEKLLTEYARHTLEVFVLDHIFCNKIEIAYKEASELKMHEELIR